A genome region from Baekduia alba includes the following:
- a CDS encoding MarR family winged helix-turn-helix transcriptional regulator yields MGDNVDRVLEQWRAERPDVEASPMGVIGRVQRASRLLDRALSDNFANHGLQLWEFDILATLRRSGPPFRLTAGALSASSMVTSGAITNRIDRLVARGLVTRETDPHNRRSVVITLAASGQTLIDDALVQHVAHEETLLASLSAKQQQQLAALLRTLLTGLGDVPAQPER; encoded by the coding sequence ATGGGCGACAACGTCGACCGCGTGCTGGAGCAATGGCGCGCTGAGCGGCCCGACGTGGAGGCGTCGCCGATGGGCGTCATCGGCCGCGTCCAGCGCGCGAGCCGCCTGCTCGATCGCGCGTTGAGCGACAACTTCGCCAACCACGGCCTGCAGCTCTGGGAGTTCGACATCCTGGCGACCCTGCGCCGGTCCGGGCCGCCGTTCCGGCTCACCGCCGGCGCGCTCTCGGCCAGCTCCATGGTCACGTCTGGCGCCATCACCAACCGCATCGACCGGCTGGTGGCCCGAGGCCTGGTGACGCGCGAGACCGATCCGCACAACCGGCGCTCGGTCGTCATCACGTTGGCCGCGAGCGGTCAGACGCTCATCGACGACGCCCTCGTCCAGCACGTCGCGCATGAGGAGACCCTGCTGGCGTCGCTGAGCGCCAAGCAGCAGCAGCAGCTCGCGGCGCTGCTGCGCACCCTGCTCACCGGGCTCGGGGACGTTCCGGCCCAGCCGGAGCGGTGA
- a CDS encoding NADH:flavin oxidoreductase: MTAVHPVLEPIRIGSLDLANRAAVAPMSRVSTAGDGVPTEAMARYYAAFAAGGFGLVVGEGTYFDHAHSQAYPDQPALVTDAQVAGWRAVVEAVHAQGGRIVAQLMHAGALVQGNAHRSEAIAPSAVAPKGRMLRGYGGPGGPYATPRAATAGDLEEVLAGVAAGAARAREAGFDGVEIHAANGYLFDQFLTKYTNLRDDAYGGAPERRARLTVEAIAAARAATDGELLVGVRVSQVKVNDLAYRWDGVEEGRAIFGALAQALPSYVHVASEGAPWVQTSFLAPDVSITGLARECCAVPVIANGGMHDPDLAGSVLDDGHADLVALGHGALANPDWPRRLAEARPQEAFDGAMLSPEVTIENAERWHAERVGDLVG, from the coding sequence ATGACCGCCGTCCATCCTGTCCTCGAGCCGATCCGCATCGGGTCGCTCGACCTCGCCAACCGCGCGGCGGTCGCCCCGATGTCGCGGGTCAGCACCGCCGGCGACGGCGTGCCCACCGAGGCGATGGCGCGCTACTACGCGGCCTTCGCCGCGGGCGGCTTCGGGCTGGTCGTCGGCGAGGGCACGTACTTCGACCACGCGCACAGCCAGGCGTATCCCGACCAGCCGGCGCTCGTCACCGACGCGCAGGTCGCGGGCTGGCGCGCGGTCGTCGAGGCGGTGCACGCCCAGGGCGGGCGCATCGTCGCCCAGCTCATGCACGCCGGCGCGCTGGTCCAGGGCAACGCGCACCGGTCGGAGGCGATCGCGCCCTCGGCCGTCGCGCCGAAGGGGCGCATGCTCCGGGGTTACGGAGGCCCGGGCGGACCGTACGCGACGCCGCGCGCCGCGACCGCGGGCGACCTGGAGGAGGTGCTCGCCGGCGTCGCCGCCGGCGCCGCCCGGGCGCGGGAGGCCGGCTTCGACGGCGTCGAGATCCACGCGGCCAACGGCTACCTCTTCGACCAGTTCCTGACCAAGTACACCAACCTGCGCGACGACGCCTACGGCGGCGCGCCCGAGCGCCGGGCCCGCCTGACGGTCGAGGCGATCGCCGCGGCGCGGGCCGCGACGGACGGCGAGCTGCTCGTGGGCGTCCGCGTCTCCCAGGTCAAGGTCAACGACCTCGCCTACCGCTGGGACGGCGTCGAGGAGGGCCGCGCGATCTTCGGCGCGCTGGCGCAGGCGCTCCCGAGCTACGTGCACGTCGCGAGCGAGGGCGCCCCGTGGGTGCAGACGTCGTTCCTGGCGCCCGACGTCAGCATCACGGGGCTCGCGCGCGAGTGCTGCGCGGTGCCGGTGATCGCCAACGGCGGCATGCACGACCCGGATCTGGCGGGCTCGGTGCTCGACGACGGCCACGCGGACCTCGTCGCGCTCGGCCACGGCGCGCTGGCGAATCCCGATTGGCCGCGGCGGCTGGCGGAGGCCCGCCCTCAGGAGGCCTTCGACGGGGCGATGCTCAGCCCGGAGGTCACGATCGAGAACGCCGAGCGCTGGCACGCCGAGCGGGTCGGCGACCTCGTCGGCTGA
- a CDS encoding urea carboxylase-associated family protein: MRSVETPTVLTVPAATGRAVLVERGRTFRVVDVEGGQVGDLFAFVAADPSEHVSAAHTRARLDRLFPRPGEAFVSTLRRPLLELVADDTPGVHDMLIAACDPARYAALGATGHASCAENLRTALAEHGVALDVVPQPINLFMNIPVDAGALSWRPALTRPGEGVTLRALDDLLVVLSACPQDLVEINGGRPTPLAIHLN, translated from the coding sequence ATGCGCAGCGTCGAGACCCCGACCGTCCTGACCGTGCCCGCCGCCACCGGGCGCGCGGTGCTCGTCGAGCGCGGCCGGACGTTCCGCGTCGTCGACGTCGAGGGCGGGCAGGTCGGCGACCTGTTCGCGTTCGTCGCCGCCGACCCGTCCGAGCACGTCAGCGCGGCGCACACCCGTGCGCGGCTGGACCGCCTGTTCCCGCGGCCGGGCGAGGCGTTCGTCTCCACGCTGCGACGGCCGCTGCTCGAGCTCGTCGCCGACGACACCCCCGGCGTCCACGACATGCTGATCGCCGCCTGCGATCCCGCGCGCTACGCCGCGCTGGGCGCAACCGGCCACGCGTCGTGCGCCGAGAACCTGCGGACCGCGCTCGCCGAGCACGGCGTGGCGCTGGACGTCGTGCCGCAGCCGATCAACCTGTTCATGAACATCCCGGTGGACGCCGGGGCGCTGAGCTGGCGCCCCGCGCTCACCCGTCCGGGCGAGGGCGTCACGCTCCGGGCCCTCGACGACCTGCTCGTCGTGCTGTCCGCCTGCCCGCAGGACCTCGTCGAGATCAACGGCGGTCGTCCGACGCCGCTGGCCATCCACCTCAACTAG
- a CDS encoding PucR family transcriptional regulator, whose amino-acid sequence MATIRELAALPELRIAVLTDPVALDREVRWAHVTELEDPSPYLRAGELVLTNGIWLAGNRGIASYVRAVADSGACGLLFGLLAERPAVPDGLVDACRAAGVPLLTLAIEVPFAAVTEALAALQAAERQHELLQSVSRGDALVQAVARGAHETDVLALLTRDHQLPVALVDHAGQIMAHDGLAPEALDVDAILGAIDGPRRAEVALADGRPAAIYAVEGLGAVEALLVCGRSVVELTPAERAALAQTARFITLEVTRRQALAAVEARFAGELIEMVLDATRRGHEVPGRLRSFALDPDGPLVAVSVAFADEGTPTASGLSTVVGRFWLQRGAAVVVPQGTDDALAVVAWPHDPEALAEVAEALVATVVGAWPRRRAVAGVGRVADGHAGLRRSLLEAREARRAAQRRRRGSPVMTFHHVGSHRVLLGLQEQTALEEFTSAVLGPLREHDRAHGSDLERTLTAFLAGGGRWSVTADALHVHVNTLRNRLRRIEELTGRDLQSTEDRVDFHLALHAFGD is encoded by the coding sequence ATGGCCACCATCCGTGAGCTCGCCGCCCTGCCGGAGCTGCGCATCGCCGTCCTCACCGACCCGGTCGCGCTCGACCGCGAGGTGCGCTGGGCCCACGTCACCGAGCTCGAGGACCCCAGCCCGTACCTGCGCGCCGGCGAGCTGGTGCTCACCAACGGCATCTGGCTGGCCGGCAACCGGGGCATCGCCAGCTACGTCCGGGCGGTCGCCGACAGCGGCGCCTGCGGCCTGCTGTTCGGCCTGCTGGCCGAGCGCCCGGCGGTGCCCGACGGCCTCGTCGACGCCTGCCGCGCGGCCGGGGTGCCGCTGCTCACGCTGGCCATCGAGGTGCCGTTCGCGGCGGTGACCGAGGCGCTCGCGGCGCTGCAGGCCGCCGAGCGCCAGCACGAGCTGCTCCAGTCCGTCAGCCGCGGCGACGCGCTCGTGCAGGCCGTGGCCCGTGGCGCGCACGAGACCGACGTGCTCGCCCTCCTGACCCGCGATCACCAGCTCCCCGTCGCGCTCGTCGACCATGCCGGCCAGATCATGGCCCATGACGGCCTCGCGCCGGAAGCGCTCGACGTCGACGCGATCCTGGGCGCCATCGACGGCCCGCGCCGCGCGGAGGTGGCGCTCGCCGACGGGCGCCCGGCGGCGATCTACGCCGTCGAGGGCCTCGGCGCCGTCGAGGCGCTGCTGGTCTGCGGCCGGTCGGTGGTCGAGCTGACGCCGGCCGAGCGGGCGGCGCTGGCCCAGACGGCGCGCTTCATCACGCTGGAGGTCACGCGCCGCCAGGCGCTGGCCGCCGTCGAGGCGCGCTTCGCCGGCGAGCTCATCGAGATGGTCCTCGACGCCACCCGCCGGGGGCACGAGGTCCCGGGTCGCCTGCGCTCGTTCGCGCTGGATCCGGACGGGCCGCTGGTCGCGGTCTCGGTCGCCTTCGCCGACGAAGGGACGCCGACGGCGTCGGGGCTCAGCACGGTCGTCGGCCGCTTCTGGCTGCAGCGCGGCGCGGCGGTGGTCGTGCCGCAGGGCACCGACGACGCGCTCGCCGTCGTCGCCTGGCCCCACGACCCGGAGGCGCTGGCCGAGGTCGCCGAGGCGCTCGTCGCGACGGTCGTCGGGGCGTGGCCGCGCCGGCGCGCGGTGGCCGGGGTCGGACGCGTCGCCGACGGCCACGCTGGCCTGCGCCGGAGCCTGCTGGAGGCCCGCGAGGCGCGGCGCGCCGCCCAGCGCCGGCGCCGTGGATCGCCGGTGATGACGTTCCACCACGTGGGGTCCCATCGCGTGCTGCTCGGCCTGCAGGAGCAGACGGCGCTGGAGGAGTTCACCAGCGCCGTGCTCGGGCCGCTGCGCGAGCACGACCGGGCGCACGGCTCGGACCTGGAGCGCACGCTGACGGCGTTCCTGGCCGGCGGCGGGCGCTGGAGCGTGACGGCCGACGCGCTTCACGTGCACGTCAACACGCTGCGCAACCGGCTGCGGCGCATCGAGGAGCTCACGGGCCGCGACCTCCAGAGCACCGAGGACCGCGTGGACTTCCACCTCGCGCTGCACGCCTTCGGCGATTGA